The Deinococcus taeanensis genomic interval GGCGCGCGCGTCACCTTCCGGCACGCGCTGCGCAACGCCCTGATTCCCGTCGTTACGGCGTTCGGACTGCAGCTCGGCGGGCTGCTCGGCGGCGCGGTCATCACCGAACAGATCTTCAGCGTGCCCGGGTTCGGGCGGCTGCTCGTTGACGCCGTGTACACCCGCGACCTGCCCGTTATTCAGGGTGTGGTGCTCGTCTCCGCCGTGGCCGTGTTCCTCGTGAGTTTCGCCGTGGACCTCCTGTACGCTGCCCTCGACCCCAGGATCCGGTACCAGTGATGACGACTCTTGCCCCCGACACCGCCCGGCCCCGCGTCCGCCTCAGCAAACCCGCCCGGCGCTTCCTGCGCAACAAGCTCGCCGTGCTCGGCGCCGTGATTCTGCTGCTGTTCAGTGTGCTCGCCGTGTTCGCCCCGCTGGTGACCAGCGCCCAGCCCAGCCAGATCTTCTTCAGCGACCTGCGCGCCGCGCCGGGCGGCAGCCACCCGTTCGGCGCGGATGAACTGGGACGGGACATCTACAGCCGGGTGGTGTACGGCGCGCGCGTCTCCCTGAGCGCCGGACTGGTGTCCGTCCTGCTCGCCCTGGCCACCGGCACGAGCCTGGGCCTGATTGCCGGGTACTTCCGCGGCTGGGCCGATGAAGTGATCATGCGCGTGGTCGACGCCATGCTGGCCCTGCCGTTCCTGGTGCTCGCCATCGCGCTGGCCGCCATTCTCGGGCCCAGCCTGCAGAACACCATGATCGCCATCGCGATCGTCAGCGCCCCCGCGTTCGCCCGCATCACCCGCGGCGAGGTGCTCGCGCAGCGCGAGCGCGAGTACGTGCAGGCCGCGCAGGCGCTCGGCGCGCGGGACGGCCGGCTGATGCTGCGTCACCTGCTGCCGAACATCAGCGGCGCGCTGATCGTGCAGACCTCACTTGCCATTGCCAACGCGATTCTTGCCGAGTCCAGCCTGTCCTTCCTGGGCCTGGGCATCCAGCCGCCCGAACCCAGCTGGGGCTCGATGCTCAATGCCGCCCGCGGCTTCCTGCAGGACGCGCCGTGGATGGCGTTGTTTCCTGGCGTGGCCATCTTCCTGACCGTGCTGGCCTTCAACCTGCTGGGTGACGGCCTGCGCGACGCCCTCGATCCGCGGAGCCGCGCGTGACATGCGGCCTGAAAGGTACCTGATGCAGACGTCACTCTCCCGCCAGCCCGTATACGCCCGCCAGGGCATGGTCGCCACCAGTCAGCCCCTCGCCGCGCAGGCCGGCCTGTTCATCCTCCAGCAGGGCGGCAACGCGGTCGACGCCGCCGTCGCCACGGCCGCCGCCCTGACGGTCGTGGAACCCACCAGCAACGGCATCGGCGGTGACCTGTTCGCCCTGGTGTGGGCGGACGGGCAACTGCACGGCCTCAACGCCTCCGGCCGCTCGCCGGCCCTGCTGACCCGGGGCGCCCTCCCGGGCGGGGAACTGCCCACGCACGGCTGGCTGCCCGTCACGGTTCCGGGCGCTCCGCGCGGCTGGGCGGACCTGCACGGCCGTTTCGGGCGCCTGCCGTTCGCGCAGGTGCTCGCCCCGGCCATCCACTACGCGGAACGCGGCTACCCCCTCTCCCCTGTGCTGGCCGACGGCTGGCAACGCGGCATTCGCGCGCACCAGCAGCGGCAGGGAGCGGAATTCGCCCCGTGGCTCGACACCTTCGCGCCGGACGGCTTTCACGCGCGGGCCGGCGAGGTGTGGGCCTCCGCCGCCCACGCCCGCACCCTGGACCTGATTGCCCGCAGTCACGCTGAGGCCTTTTACGAAGGAGAGCTGGCCGCGCAGATCGATGCGTTCGCGCGCGCCACCGGCGGCCTGCTGCGCGCCGAGGATCTCGCCGGACACCGGAGCGAATGGGTGACCCCCATCAGCGCGGCGTACCAGGGGCACGTGGCCTGGGAGATTCCCCCCAACGGGCAGGGGCTCGCCGCGCTGCTCGCGCTGGGCATCCTCGACGGCCTGGACCTCCCGGGCCACCTCGACGAACACAGCCTGCACCTGCAGATCGAAGCGATGAAACTGGGCTTCGCGGACGCCAAACGGTACGTGGCGGACCCGCACCACGCGGACGTGCCGGTCGAGGCGCTGCTCAGCCCGGCCTACACGGCCGCGCGGCGCGCACTGATCGGCCCGCAGGCGCGCGACCCCGAGCCGGGTGACCCCCACTCGCACGGCACGGTGTACCTGGCGGCGGCCGACCAGGAGGGCCAGATGGTCAGCCTGATCCAGAGCAACTACATGGGCTTCGGAAGCGGCGTCGTCGTGCCCGGCACAGGGATCGGCCTGCAGAACCGCGGGCATAACTTCAACCTGGAAGCCGGCCATCCGAACGAAATCGCGCCGGGGAAACGCCCGTACCACACCATCATCCCGGGCTTCCTGACCCGGGTGGACGGCACCCCGGTCGGTCCGTTCGGCGTGATGGGCGGCTTCATGCAACCCCAGGGGCACGTGCAGGTGGTGCTGAACACCGTCCGGTACGGCATGAATCCTCAGCAGGCCCTGGACGCGCCCCGCTGGCAGTGGACCGGCGGGAAGGTCATCGAGGTCGAGCATGAGCTCGGGTCGGCCCTCGCCCGCGCCCTGCAGGGGCGGGGCCATCAGGTGAAGGTGGAGCTCAATTCCACTGCGTTCGGGCGCGGGCAGATCATCTGGCGTGACCCCCTGACCGGCGTGCTGTGCGGCGGCAGTGAGTCCCGTGCCGACGGTCAGGTGGCCGCGTTTTGACCCTGTTCGTCACGGCCCTGATCGGCGTTCTGGCCGGGGTGCTGGGCGCCATCCTGGGGCTGGGGGGCGGCGTGGTCGTCGTGCCGGCCCTGGAGTTCGTGCTGCCGCTGCTGGGGCGGGACATCACCATTCAGCAGGCGGTGGCCGTCAGTCAGTTCAGCGTGCTGGCGGTGGGGCTGTCCGGCGCCGCGGCGTATCTGGGGCAGGGTCTGGTGCGGGCGCGCACGGGGTACCTGCTGTCGCCCTACACGATCGTGGGCGGCACCGTGGGCTCCTTTCTGGGCCTGGTGCTGCCGGCGCAGGCGGTTGCCACGGTGTTCGCGGCGCTGCTGCTGTACTCCGCGTTCAGCCTCGTCCGGGGTCTGAAACGTGTGGAAGTGGAACGCGAGCCGAGCCGGCTGGTGCCGCCCGCCATGACCTTCGCCGGCGTGATGAGCGGCCTGCTGGGCATCGGCGGCGGAACCGTGCAGGTGCCCGTCATGAACCTGATGGGCGGGCTCCCCATCCGGCAGGCCATTGCGACCAGCACGTTCATTATGGGCCTGACCGCCGTGGCGAACGCCCTGATCTACCAGGCGGGCGGGCTGCTGGACGGCCGGCTGGCCTGCGCGGTGGCGTTCGGCGTGCTGATCGGTGCCCGCGCCGGCGCGGGTCTGCAAAAACGCATTCCGGACCGCGGCCTGAAGCTCTTTTTCTCCGCGCTGCTGGTGCTCACCGCGGCGCAACTGCTGCTGAAGTACTGGGGGCCTGCATGAACGCTGAGCATCACGAAACGCGCGTCCTGCCCACCTGGCTGTACCCGGCGGCGTTCTGGCTGGCCTTGCCCGTCCTGCTGCTCAGCCTCCTGCTGCCCGGCGGAGAGCGACTCGGGGTGTGGTTCATGATGGCCGTCCCGGCCGTCGCCGCCGCAGTGGTGGTTCCCCTGAACTGGCGCCGCGACCGGGCGGTGAGCGTCGCGGCGCTCGTGGCCCTGACCGGCGTGGTGGGTGTGGCTGTCCTGAAGAGCGCCCTGTTCTGAGGGTAACCTGCGGCCTTTGCCGGCTGCCGCGGGCCACACCGGCCTCCCCGGGCTCCGCGCCCGGCAGGCCCTCACCCTGATGTGCAGATCTCCTCCGGCTGAGCGGGCGTGCCTGGACTGCGGCCGCCGGCTGGCGTCCAGGCACGCCGCACTGAAGGTGAGTGTGCCGGGTCAGTGGCGTCCGGGCTGTTTCGCGGCGGTGTACACGGCAGCGCGGGAGATCTGGAGGTGGCCGGCCACGATCTCCATGGCGCGGCGGATGTCCAGGTGCCCGGACGCGCGCAGTTCCAGAAGCAGCTGGCGCCGGTCGTGCACGCTCAGGGTCCGGGGGGTGAGGCCGCGCCGCGCGGCGAAGGCGTCGATCTGTGCGCGCAGGGCGCCGGCCCCGGCGGGATCCAGCGTCTCCTCCGGCGTGGCTTCCACCTGGATGAACGGCGTCAGGACGCTGTGCAGGCCCTGAAACACGGTCAGGTCCAGGTTGAGGCACAGGGCCGCCACGTAGGCGCCCTGGGCGTTCTTGAGGCCGATGGACGTGCTCTTGACCGGCCGGCCGTCCGCGAGGCGCCCGGCGTAGTTGGCGATGACCGCTGGGGAGTCGGGGTCCGCGAGGCGGGCGAGGCCGAGTTCGGTGGCGCTCTGCCCGACGCTGCGGCCGGACAGGTTGTTGTGAATGGCGAGGATAGCGTGCTCCGGGTGGGTCAGGTCGTGCACGACGACCTCACAGAAGGGCGCGAAGGTCTGGGCCAGTCCGCGGGCGACCTGCTGAAGCTGTTCAAGGAGAAGCGCCTGCTCCGCAGTCTGACCGTCCATGTAGACATTTTATCTGGCGTCTGGAAATAATGTCCAGAGCTGGTCTGCCCTCCTCTCCCACCCTTGAGGTTCCGATGCCCACGTCACTGTCCCCTGCCCCCCTGGTATCCCTCAGCGACATCCGCGCCGCCCACACCCTGATTCGTCCCCACGTGGTCCGCACGCCCCTGGTGCCCTTTCCCCTCGAAAACTTCTGGCTGAAACCCGAAAGCCTGCAACCCACCGGCGCGTTCAAACTGCGCGGCGCCTTCAACGCCATGCTGTCCCTCACGCCAGAGGAGCGGGCCCGTGGCGTCGTGGCGCACTCCAGCGGCAACCACGCCCAGGCTGTCGCCTACGCCGCGCAGCAACTCGGAATTCCCGCCGTGGTCGTCATGCCCGACAACGCCCCACACCTCAAACTCGACATGACCCGCGCCTTCGGAGCGGACGTCGTCATCGTCGGTCCTGCCAGTGAGGAACGCGCGCGCCGGGCCGAAGAACTCAGCGCCGAACGCGGACTGACGCCCATCCCGCCGTACGACGACCCCCGCATCATCGCCGGCGCCGGCACCGTGGGCCTGGAGATCCTGGAGGACCTGCCCGGCACCGGCACGATTCTGGTGCCCGTCAGTGGCGGTGGGCTGATCTCCGGCGTGGCCGCCGCCGTGAAACTCCAGCGGCCCGGCGTCCGGGTGATCGGGGTGGAGCCTGAACTGGCGGCCGACGCGCACGAGAGCGTCCGGTCCGGCCACCGGGTCACCTTCAGCGCCGAGCAGGTCAGCCG includes:
- a CDS encoding ABC transporter permease, which gives rise to MTTLAPDTARPRVRLSKPARRFLRNKLAVLGAVILLLFSVLAVFAPLVTSAQPSQIFFSDLRAAPGGSHPFGADELGRDIYSRVVYGARVSLSAGLVSVLLALATGTSLGLIAGYFRGWADEVIMRVVDAMLALPFLVLAIALAAILGPSLQNTMIAIAIVSAPAFARITRGEVLAQREREYVQAAQALGARDGRLMLRHLLPNISGALIVQTSLAIANAILAESSLSFLGLGIQPPEPSWGSMLNAARGFLQDAPWMALFPGVAIFLTVLAFNLLGDGLRDALDPRSRA
- a CDS encoding gamma-glutamyltransferase family protein, coding for MQTSLSRQPVYARQGMVATSQPLAAQAGLFILQQGGNAVDAAVATAAALTVVEPTSNGIGGDLFALVWADGQLHGLNASGRSPALLTRGALPGGELPTHGWLPVTVPGAPRGWADLHGRFGRLPFAQVLAPAIHYAERGYPLSPVLADGWQRGIRAHQQRQGAEFAPWLDTFAPDGFHARAGEVWASAAHARTLDLIARSHAEAFYEGELAAQIDAFARATGGLLRAEDLAGHRSEWVTPISAAYQGHVAWEIPPNGQGLAALLALGILDGLDLPGHLDEHSLHLQIEAMKLGFADAKRYVADPHHADVPVEALLSPAYTAARRALIGPQARDPEPGDPHSHGTVYLAAADQEGQMVSLIQSNYMGFGSGVVVPGTGIGLQNRGHNFNLEAGHPNEIAPGKRPYHTIIPGFLTRVDGTPVGPFGVMGGFMQPQGHVQVVLNTVRYGMNPQQALDAPRWQWTGGKVIEVEHELGSALARALQGRGHQVKVELNSTAFGRGQIIWRDPLTGVLCGGSESRADGQVAAF
- a CDS encoding sulfite exporter TauE/SafE family protein produces the protein MTLFVTALIGVLAGVLGAILGLGGGVVVVPALEFVLPLLGRDITIQQAVAVSQFSVLAVGLSGAAAYLGQGLVRARTGYLLSPYTIVGGTVGSFLGLVLPAQAVATVFAALLLYSAFSLVRGLKRVEVEREPSRLVPPAMTFAGVMSGLLGIGGGTVQVPVMNLMGGLPIRQAIATSTFIMGLTAVANALIYQAGGLLDGRLACAVAFGVLIGARAGAGLQKRIPDRGLKLFFSALLVLTAAQLLLKYWGPA
- a CDS encoding helix-turn-helix transcriptional regulator, whose translation is MDGQTAEQALLLEQLQQVARGLAQTFAPFCEVVVHDLTHPEHAILAIHNNLSGRSVGQSATELGLARLADPDSPAVIANYAGRLADGRPVKSTSIGLKNAQGAYVAALCLNLDLTVFQGLHSVLTPFIQVEATPEETLDPAGAGALRAQIDAFAARRGLTPRTLSVHDRRQLLLELRASGHLDIRRAMEIVAGHLQISRAAVYTAAKQPGRH
- a CDS encoding threonine ammonia-lyase yields the protein MPTSLSPAPLVSLSDIRAAHTLIRPHVVRTPLVPFPLENFWLKPESLQPTGAFKLRGAFNAMLSLTPEERARGVVAHSSGNHAQAVAYAAQQLGIPAVVVMPDNAPHLKLDMTRAFGADVVIVGPASEERARRAEELSAERGLTPIPPYDDPRIIAGAGTVGLEILEDLPGTGTILVPVSGGGLISGVAAAVKLQRPGVRVIGVEPELAADAHESVRSGHRVTFSAEQVSRTLADGLRVQHLGDLNWAHVQAYVDDIITVSEAALRRAAREATLRTRLVTEPSGAVTIAAALDHRAALGETGPLVAILSGGNLDPGLLTELLTTGGA